The following are from one region of the Quercus robur chromosome 1, dhQueRobu3.1, whole genome shotgun sequence genome:
- the LOC126707105 gene encoding uncharacterized protein LOC126707105 — protein sequence MFNEIDEDFDDVAIRTFKVSLLAEHDLRKSLTKKPVRSVRQLMNRIDEYKQIEEDQQQGKGKANVILQDRRDFRSDRYNNNRTQRDFAGQSGSTAPQVVSMVFQEPVHQVLEKMKNESYFKWPNKMEGDPMRRNQSLYYQYHQEQGHTTEDCRILWNHLE from the coding sequence ATGTTTAATGAGATCGATGAGGACTTTGATGACGTGGCTATAAGGACTTTTAAGGTCAGCTTGCTTGCCGAGCATGATTTGAGAAAGTCCTTGACCAAAAAGCCAGTAAGGAGTGTGCGTCAGCTTATGAATCGTATTGACGAATATAAGCAGATCGAGGAAGACCAGCAACAGGGGAAGGGAAAGGCTAATGTTATCCTTCAGGacaggagggatttcaggtcggataGATACAATAATAACAGAACCCAAAGGGATTTTGCTGGGCAATCTGGGTCTACAGCTCCTCAGGTGGTTAGCATGGTGTTTCAAGAGCCTGTACATCAAGTCTTGGAGAAGATGAAGAATGAGTCatactttaaatggccaaataagatggaAGGAGACCCCATGAGGCGTAACCAAAGTCTTTATTACCAGTACCACCAAGAACAGGGGCATACCACCGAGGACTGTAGAATTCTGTGGAATCATCTGGAGTAA
- the LOC126688788 gene encoding dehydrodolichyl diphosphate synthase 2, with translation MICLRSLPLVPHELKSPLSFRTRAQQQQQHSHPFSQTLRSHTVPHKTLTGGGTATTTVANVGLCEHNDLNAAEEEEPLPSELSEELMPNHVAVIMDGNGRWAKQRGLPVSAGHLAGARSLRELVEICCKWGVRVLTVFAFSYDNWIRPKVEVEFLMNLFEREIKSQMQKFVSEGIRISVIGDSSKLPESLQKLISDAEEATKDSSRFQLIVAVSYSGKNDIVQACKSLACKVKDGVVQLEDISESMVEQELETNCTEYPYPDLLIRTSGELRVSNFLLWQLAYTEFFFVKELWPDFGKAEFVVALISFQQRQRRYGARLT, from the exons atgatATGCTTACGGTCCCTTCCTCTTGTTCCTCACGAACTCAAATCCCCACTCTCATTCAGAACCAGagcacaacaacaacaacaacactcACACCCCTTCTCTCAAACTCTCCGCTCTCACACTGTACCCCACAAAACTCTCACTGGAGGAGGCACAGCAACAACTACTGTAGCCAACGTAGGTCTCTGTGAACATAATGACCTCAACGCTGCGGAGGAAGAGGAGCCATTGCCATCTGAGCTGAGTGAAGAGCTGATGCCGAATCATGTGGCCGTGATTATGGATGGGAATGGTAGGTGGGCTAAGCAGAGAGGCTTACCTGTCTCGGCGGGCCACCTGGCAGGTGCACGGTCACTGAGAGAGCTCGTTGAGATTTGTTGTAAATGGGGGGTTAGAGTTCTCACTGTTTTTGCCTTCTCTTATGATAACTGGATTCGCCCCAAG GTGGAGGTTGAATTCTTGATGAATTTGTTTGAAAGAGAAATAAAGTCACAAATGCAGAAGTTTGTGAG TGAAGGTATTAGAATAAGCGTGATTGGGGATTCATCAAAGCTTCCAGAGTCTCTACAGAAATTGATAAGTGATGCAGAAGAGGCAACAAAAGACAGTTCTAGATTCCAACTCATTGTGGCAGTTAGTTACAGTGGGAAAAATGACATTGTACAAGCATGCAAAAGTCTTGCTTGCAAAGTCAAAGATGGCGTCGTTCAACTGGAAGACATCAGCGAAAGCATGGTTGAACAGGAATTAGAAACCAACTGTACCGAGTATCCCTATCCTGATCTACTAATACGAACCAGTGGTGAACTAAGAGTCAGCAACTTCTTGTTGTGGCAGTTGGCCTACActgaatttttctttgtaaaagaACTCTGGCCTGATTTTGGGAAAGCTGAGTTTGTAGTGGCTTTAATTTCATTTCAGCAAAGACAGAGACGCTATGGTGCACGTCTTACATAA